One Candidatus Peregrinibacteria bacterium genomic window, GTCTTTCTTTGGATTTTTGATCTCTCGAAAAAGCCCAATGAAGATATGCGCCTCATTTGGCTCCCATTTGTTGTTGCCATTCTTCAATTTCTTACGATGAGGCTTACGTTCAAGAAAAATGAAAAAAAGCAAAAAGAAACCCCGAAAAAGGAAGACTCTGGCGGGATGGCAGATCAAATGCAAATGATGAATAAAATGATGATATATTTTCTTCCGGTCATGATCTTCTACTTTACCCTGACGTTTCCCTCTGGTATTGGCATGTACTGGGGAATTTCCACGCTCATTACCCTCGGGCAGCAGTGGATACTGAACAAAAAACATGATGCGGAATGACTCTGTATTTGGTGTTGGTCTTTCATGAAAATTTTTTCTGTTGACGGACCTCGACAACACTTTCGAGTATGCGAATTCCATTGGAAAGGACTGGGGAAAGATGGTATCTCGGATTTTTCTCAAGGGTTTTATTTTGCGTTTTCCTCGGGGACGTGAAAAAATCCATCACGATTTTTAAATTTTATTTTTTTCAAATGTCTGACGTAAACCGCGTGCAACTTATCGGCTATCTCACTGAAGATGTTGACGTTCGTGAACTTTCGAGCGGCATGGCTGTTACCGATCTCAATATTCAAGTAAAATCGAGATTCACAAAAGATGATGGTTCTGAAGGAATATCGACCTCATTCCATACGGTGACCGTGTGGGGACAGCCGGCAAAATTTGTTGGAGAATATTCCAGAAGAGGATCCCAAATTTACATTTCTGGAAGACTCAAAACTGATTCATGGGAAGATGATCAGGGAAAACAGAGGTGGAAAACTAAAGTCATTGCTGACTCATTTGGTGGAATAGTTCTCCTTGACCCACGCGTCCCGCTTTCTCCCATTGGAGAAGCTTCTCTTGTTTCTGGAGGACTTAATCGAGCAGAAATTATTGGAAATGTCACAAAAGACTTAGAACTTCGAAAAACTCCGGGAGATCGAAGTGTCGTAAATTTTGGTGTTGCGACGAATCGAAATTGGAAAGATCGCGATTCTGGAGAAAAGAAAGAGGAAGTTGAATTTCACAATGTAGTTCTTTGGGGCAGGCTCGCCGAAGATGCGGAAAAAATTATGAAAAAGGGAAGTCGTGTGTACATTTCGGGACCAGTTTCTACAAGATCGTGGGAAACCCCTGAGGGAGAGAAGAGATATACTACCGAAATTGTGGCACATGAAGCGCTTTCTCTCGGTCATCCAGCAGAAGATCTCGCATCTCCTCGAGGTGAAAAAACAGAAGCGAGCAAGGATCTTCCGGCAAAGACGGCGAAAGGAAAACTGACGAACAAAAAAGAAGCCACTGAGGCAGCAGAGGTTCCGGAAATTAACTACGAGAGTGAAATCAAGCCTGAAGATTTGCCATTTTAATACTCCGAAAATATTGCAATACTGACAGAGTGATTTCCTCTCTCCTCTGTCATGCCTGAATTTTCTGTGGGAAAACTCTCCGAAGGCACAATCGAAAAACTTGCTTATGGAGGCAAGGGAGTGCTTCATCTTGAGAATTTTGTGGTGTTTGTGCAAAACGCCCTTCCTGGTCAACTCGTTCGATTTCAGATTACTCACAAGAAAAAAAATTATGCGGAGGCAAAGGTGATTGAAGTGCTGAAGAGATCTCCGATTGAAATAGAGCCTGAATTTGAAAAAATGCCGGGATGTCCTTTTCAGACGGTGAAATATGAAGATCAGCTCAAAATAAAAGAGTCTCAGGTATTTGAAACTCTTCAGCATCTTGGGGGAATTGCTCCTGAGGAGTATGAACAGCTTAAAATTCTCCCCTCTCCTGAAATTATTCGCTACCGAAACAAGGTCGAGTTTTCTTTTGGATATGAAGTGATGCGTGTAGAAGTGAATGAATATGGAGAACGCGTATATTTTGACGAGAATCCGACACTTGGATTTCATCCCGAAGGGAAATGGGCACTCGTGAAGTCGATGAATGACTGCTTTCTTGTTTCAGAAAATGTAAATTCCGTCCGAAAACTTGCGGAAGAAATTATGCAAACCTCTGGACTTCCGATATGGAATCCAAAAATAAGCCGCGGTTTTTGGCGGAGTCTTATCCTCAGGGAATCAAAAGCGACCGGAAATATTCTTATGAACTTTATCGTTTCGGAGAAAAAATCGAATTCGTTTTGGAAGGAAATAGCAGAAGTATGCATAAAAAAAATGCCAAAAATTTCAGGGGTTCTCGTGACTCAAAATGGAGAAAAAGGAGATGCACTTCGGGGAAATCCAGAATATGAAATTATTTGGGGAACCGATATTCTCTTCGAAAAACTGGAACAAACAGAGTTTATGATTTCGCCATTTGCATTTTTTCAAACAAATACGCGCGGCGCAGAAAAGCTCTTCGGAAAAGCTAGAGATTTCGCTTGCCTCAGCGGAAAAGAAACGATTTTAGATCTTTTTTGCGGGACAGGAGCTATCGGGCTTTTTCTTGCAAAAAATGTCAAAAAAATTGTAGGAATTGAGTTCGATCAAAATGCTATTTCTGATGCAGAAAAAAATGCAAAAAAAAATGGGCTGAAAAGTGCAGAATATTTCTGCGG contains:
- the ssb gene encoding single-stranded DNA-binding protein, with product MSDVNRVQLIGYLTEDVDVRELSSGMAVTDLNIQVKSRFTKDDGSEGISTSFHTVTVWGQPAKFVGEYSRRGSQIYISGRLKTDSWEDDQGKQRWKTKVIADSFGGIVLLDPRVPLSPIGEASLVSGGLNRAEIIGNVTKDLELRKTPGDRSVVNFGVATNRNWKDRDSGEKKEEVEFHNVVLWGRLAEDAEKIMKKGSRVYISGPVSTRSWETPEGEKRYTTEIVAHEALSLGHPAEDLASPRGEKTEASKDLPAKTAKGKLTNKKEATEAAEVPEINYESEIKPEDLPF
- the rlmD gene encoding 23S rRNA (uracil(1939)-C(5))-methyltransferase RlmD; translated protein: MPEFSVGKLSEGTIEKLAYGGKGVLHLENFVVFVQNALPGQLVRFQITHKKKNYAEAKVIEVLKRSPIEIEPEFEKMPGCPFQTVKYEDQLKIKESQVFETLQHLGGIAPEEYEQLKILPSPEIIRYRNKVEFSFGYEVMRVEVNEYGERVYFDENPTLGFHPEGKWALVKSMNDCFLVSENVNSVRKLAEEIMQTSGLPIWNPKISRGFWRSLILRESKATGNILMNFIVSEKKSNSFWKEIAEVCIKKMPKISGVLVTQNGEKGDALRGNPEYEIIWGTDILFEKLEQTEFMISPFAFFQTNTRGAEKLFGKARDFACLSGKETILDLFCGTGAIGLFLAKNVKKIVGIEFDQNAISDAEKNAKKNGLKSAEYFCGKAEQILPDVLEKYPKFDVVFVDPPRAGMHPKAMEILKKIPSKKMIFISCNPATLARDLRELRTAGWKLKKVQPVDMFPHTPHIETVALLDAPKSF